A stretch of Clostridium formicaceticum DNA encodes these proteins:
- a CDS encoding TRAP transporter substrate-binding protein yields MKKKITILLSILLLMSLTLAACSSSPAGTSAGGSVEFNVGHSASETSPVGQGLVKFKELVEEKTDGRYQIQIFHNGQLGAERDLVEGAQLGSIDMAIANQGPMTNFAPSLAAVDLPYLIRSYEHADNIFLGEIGKAFMEEIDAAGLKTLGFWESGFRNLTNSKQPVNSVADVKGLKIRTMENQAHQGLWRALGADPVPMSWGEAYTGMQQGALDGQENPLSVILQMNVAEVNKHLAMTEHVYASVVFIMSPNAWNSLSAEDQAIFGEAAYEAGLYQRQVQRDMNNSALEELEKLGMQVTYPDKQEFIDASENFKREFGQRYEDIINKINELED; encoded by the coding sequence ATGAAAAAAAAGATTACGATTTTATTATCCATTTTATTGCTTATGAGTTTAACGCTTGCAGCTTGTAGTTCTAGTCCGGCAGGGACATCTGCTGGAGGTTCCGTTGAGTTTAATGTAGGTCATTCAGCTTCTGAGACTAGTCCTGTTGGACAAGGGTTAGTTAAATTTAAAGAACTTGTTGAAGAAAAAACCGATGGGCGTTATCAAATACAGATTTTCCATAACGGACAACTTGGAGCTGAACGTGACTTGGTTGAAGGTGCTCAACTTGGGTCAATTGATATGGCAATTGCTAATCAAGGGCCAATGACGAACTTTGCACCAAGCCTTGCTGCGGTAGACTTGCCATATCTAATCAGAAGCTATGAGCACGCGGATAATATATTCTTAGGGGAAATAGGTAAGGCTTTTATGGAAGAAATAGATGCTGCTGGACTTAAGACACTTGGATTTTGGGAATCAGGCTTCCGTAACTTAACAAACAGCAAACAGCCAGTTAATAGCGTTGCAGATGTAAAGGGACTTAAAATCAGAACTATGGAAAATCAGGCACATCAAGGACTATGGAGAGCATTAGGTGCTGACCCTGTTCCAATGTCATGGGGTGAGGCGTATACTGGAATGCAGCAAGGAGCTCTTGATGGACAAGAGAACCCATTATCTGTAATATTACAAATGAATGTAGCTGAAGTTAATAAGCATCTTGCCATGACTGAACACGTATACGCATCTGTTGTATTCATCATGAGCCCTAATGCATGGAACAGTTTATCAGCAGAAGATCAAGCGATATTTGGAGAAGCGGCTTATGAAGCTGGGCTATACCAACGTCAAGTACAACGTGATATGAATAATTCTGCCTTAGAAGAACTTGAAAAACTAGGTATGCAGGTTACCTATCCAGACAAGCAAGAATTTATCGATGCTTCAGAGAACTTCAAAAGAGAGTTTGGTCAAAGATATGAGGATATTATTAATAAAATCAATGAACTTGAAGACTAA
- a CDS encoding TRAP transporter small permease, producing MKKNALLGFYEKIQNGIHTLITIILGLMMVVILLQTVTRYVFFYSLPWSEELSRYLFVWMIMLGINIGIRDDMQVRIDIIDKVFKGRGKIVLAVFQQLVSLIVSAVFFYSSFNFIAIGARQLSPAMQIPMRYIYLCLPVGLGIAMLEILRKLVSAAKGELDEV from the coding sequence ATGAAAAAAAATGCATTGCTTGGGTTTTATGAAAAGATTCAAAATGGGATACACACACTCATAACGATAATCTTAGGACTGATGATGGTTGTTATTCTATTGCAAACAGTGACAAGGTATGTTTTCTTCTACAGTCTGCCGTGGTCAGAGGAACTTTCAAGATACTTATTTGTATGGATGATTATGCTTGGGATTAATATAGGAATACGGGATGACATGCAGGTTAGAATTGATATTATAGATAAAGTATTCAAAGGTCGAGGAAAAATAGTTCTAGCTGTTTTCCAACAGCTTGTGTCGTTAATCGTTAGTGCGGTGTTCTTCTATAGTTCCTTTAACTTTATAGCCATAGGTGCAAGGCAGCTTAGTCCTGCTATGCAAATTCCAATGAGATATATTTATTTATGTCTTCCAGTTGGTCTTGGAATCGCCATGTTAGAAATATTGAGAAAACTTGTTTCTGCTGCAAAAGGTGAACTAGATGAGGTATAA
- a CDS encoding TRAP transporter large permease has product MGTAETVLIVTLLITMLAGVPITWSLGLASMLSIAVNSRLPITVISQRLFTGSDSFSMLAIPAFILAGDIMSKGGLSKRLVNFANSLVGWIAGGVSLVSLVACTFFAAISGSSVATTAAIGGLMYPEMVDRGYPKDYSSAVQAIGGTLGIVIPPSIVLVIYGNITGVSVADLLMAGIIPGIICGIALCVMAYFIAKKQNFPKEAKFVPKNLAVTFKDAIWALIMPVIILGGIYSGVFTPTESAAVAVFYGIIVCVFIYKELTFKDLWPIMKETAKSSANLMMLVVTAQLFGWLITYYKIPIYVTEVFMTVASNKYIFLILVNLLLIIAGMFMEVGATNLILAPILAPIAVAFGVDPVQFGMVFVFLLAMGQATPPFGTTMFVASGISKEPVSRVAKQILPFTAVQIACALLFSFVPILSTLLPSLLNK; this is encoded by the coding sequence ATGGGTACTGCAGAAACCGTATTAATTGTTACGTTGCTTATTACAATGCTTGCTGGTGTACCAATCACATGGTCACTTGGATTGGCTAGTATGCTATCCATTGCTGTGAATAGTAGATTGCCAATCACAGTTATTTCGCAACGTCTCTTTACAGGAAGTGATTCATTTTCAATGTTAGCTATTCCGGCCTTTATCCTTGCTGGCGATATTATGTCAAAGGGTGGTCTGTCTAAACGGCTTGTTAACTTTGCAAATTCGCTGGTGGGATGGATTGCTGGAGGTGTGTCATTGGTATCGCTTGTAGCTTGTACCTTCTTTGCAGCTATTTCGGGTTCATCCGTTGCTACAACAGCCGCAATTGGTGGGTTGATGTATCCAGAAATGGTAGATAGAGGTTATCCGAAAGATTATTCCTCTGCAGTTCAGGCTATAGGAGGAACCTTAGGTATCGTTATTCCACCCAGTATTGTTTTGGTTATTTATGGAAACATAACAGGTGTATCAGTAGCTGATTTATTGATGGCCGGAATTATTCCAGGTATTATTTGTGGTATAGCCTTATGTGTAATGGCTTACTTTATTGCAAAAAAACAAAATTTTCCAAAAGAGGCAAAGTTCGTTCCAAAGAATTTAGCTGTTACCTTTAAGGATGCTATATGGGCATTGATCATGCCAGTTATTATTTTAGGAGGTATTTATTCTGGGGTTTTTACACCTACAGAATCCGCAGCAGTAGCTGTATTTTACGGTATTATAGTATGCGTTTTTATTTACAAGGAGTTAACCTTTAAAGATTTATGGCCAATTATGAAGGAAACCGCAAAATCCAGTGCTAATTTGATGATGTTGGTGGTTACAGCACAGTTGTTTGGTTGGTTGATAACCTACTATAAAATACCTATTTATGTAACTGAGGTATTTATGACGGTTGCAAGTAATAAGTATATATTTTTAATTCTTGTAAATTTACTGCTTATTATAGCGGGTATGTTTATGGAGGTAGGTGCAACAAATCTTATTCTAGCACCGATTTTAGCACCGATTGCTGTTGCTTTTGGCGTAGATCCTGTACAGTTTGGGATGGTATTTGTATTTCTTCTAGCTATGGGTCAGGCAACCCCACCTTTTGGTACCACGATGTTTGTAGCTTCTGGTATAAGTAAAGAACCGGTGAGTCGTGTAGCAAAGCAAATTCTACCTTTCACTGCAGTTCAAATCGCTTGCGCATTGTTGTTCTCCTTTGTACCAATTCTTTCTACACTTTTACCTTCGCTTCTTAACAAATAA
- the uxuA gene encoding mannonate dehydratase has product MKMTLRWFGSKHDSITLKQIRQIPGCVGVITTLYDTKPGEVWPPEAIRAMKEEIEAAGLELSGIESVNIHDDIKIGLPTRDKYINNYIQTLENLGKEGIDLVCYNFMPVFDWTRSDLAKVRPDGATVLSYDQALIDQIDPAKMFDQMESSSNGFALPGWEPERLARVKELFEMYEDVNEEKLFENLVYFLKAIMPTCQKYGIKMAIHQDDPAWPVFGLPRIVNNKESIQRILDAVPVMNNGLTLCTGSLGSNPDNDIPDMIRSFKGRVHFGHVRNVIHLAPGKFDEAAHLSSDGSLDMYEIMKAFYEIGMEGPIRPDHGRAIWDEVSMPGYGLYDRALGATYLNGIWEALEKSSK; this is encoded by the coding sequence ATGAAAATGACATTAAGATGGTTCGGCAGCAAACATGATAGTATAACTTTAAAACAAATTAGACAAATACCAGGCTGTGTAGGTGTAATAACAACGCTTTATGATACGAAGCCTGGAGAAGTTTGGCCTCCTGAAGCAATAAGAGCTATGAAGGAAGAAATAGAGGCAGCGGGACTTGAACTTAGTGGTATTGAAAGTGTTAATATCCATGATGATATTAAAATTGGCCTACCAACAAGAGACAAGTATATCAACAACTATATCCAAACCCTTGAAAATTTAGGTAAGGAAGGAATCGACCTTGTATGCTATAACTTCATGCCTGTATTTGACTGGACAAGATCTGATCTTGCTAAGGTAAGACCTGATGGCGCGACAGTTCTTTCCTATGATCAAGCCTTGATTGATCAAATTGATCCAGCTAAGATGTTTGATCAGATGGAGTCCAGTTCCAATGGTTTTGCGTTGCCAGGATGGGAACCAGAAAGACTTGCAAGGGTTAAGGAACTGTTTGAAATGTATGAAGATGTGAATGAAGAAAAGTTATTTGAAAATCTTGTATATTTTTTAAAGGCAATTATGCCTACTTGCCAAAAATATGGCATTAAGATGGCGATTCATCAAGATGATCCAGCTTGGCCTGTATTTGGATTACCGAGAATCGTTAATAACAAAGAAAGTATCCAAAGGATTCTTGATGCGGTTCCTGTTATGAATAACGGATTAACATTATGTACGGGATCTCTCGGTTCTAACCCTGACAATGATATTCCAGATATGATAAGAAGTTTCAAGGGGAGAGTTCATTTCGGTCATGTTAGAAATGTGATCCATCTTGCTCCTGGTAAATTTGACGAAGCAGCTCACCTTTCTTCCGACGGTTCATTGGATATGTATGAAATCATGAAAGCCTTTTATGAAATTGGCATGGAAGGGCCTATAAGACCAGACCATGGAAGAGCGATTTGGGATGAAGTTTCAATGCCTGGCTATGGACTGTATGATAGGGCTTTAGGAGCAACTTATTTAAATGGTATTTGGGAAGCTCTTGAGAAATCATCTAAATAA